The nucleotide window TCTTAAGTCTTTactgttgatgatgatgatgataaaccAGGTTCATACGACGGCGTTTCGGTTGTTTCTGGTGTCTCCTCCATGTCTATTTCCTCCTCTACCAACCTTAGGCGCTCTCCGATCTCAGGTTAAGTATACTCTCACTTTCTCGGCACTGTTTTGATTCTTCGCTTGCATGCTCGTGTTTTTGTTCTCTAATTTGTAACTTGATTCTGTGGTAGTCTTCGTGAATTTCTCTGAGCTTTATGTAGATTGAAGTAAACTAGCTTCAGTTTGATGATACTGTCTGCTTTGGTGTCTTGTATGTTTATACGAATGTTTATTTCTTCACTCATTCAAAATCTTGGCTTAGTATATGATTTTTGGACTATTACATTCTCTTTTACCTGAGATTGTTGCATCAATGTTTTCAACGTGAATCAATTTGAGTTGTTTTCTCGCTGTGCAGCTACTCTGGAAAGGAGATTAGATGCAGTAGAACATACAAGAGCTAACAATGTGGTAAACTaaacagcttttttttttgttgtaatttgTAATCTTGTACTCCTGCTTGCTTCTACATTTATAGTTTTGGTCTAGAGACCAACTGATGTTCTTACATTTCTATCCAGAGCTTTGAGCAGACAAAGGAAAAGATTAGGAAGATGTTGGAAAAAGTGGAGCTTTCTGTATCAGCTTATGATACCAGTTGGGTAGCAATGGTTCCATCACCAAGCTCCCAGAGTGCTCCACTTTTCCCACAATGTCTGAGCTGGTTACTGGAGAATCAACATGAGGATGGATCTTGGGGACTTGATCATCCATCTCTTAAGAAGGATATGTTATCTTCTACGTTGGCGTGTATCCTCGCGTTGAAGAAATGGGGAACTGGTGAAAGGCAAATAAGCAAGGGCCTACAGTTTATTGAGCTCCATTCTGCTTCAGTCACTGATGAAACCATAGAGAAACCAGCAGGGTTTGAGATTATATTTCCTGGGATGATTGAGTATGCTAGAGACTTGAATCTGGTGGTTCCATTGGGCTCAGAAGTGGTGGATGCCATGATACAGAAAAGAGATCTGGATCTTAGAAGGTACATTTCTACTCTTTTATTACCGTACTCAGACAAAATTGAAAGCTTGTTTTATAACCAGAGGTTGTTAGCTCAACTGAAAAGGATCTTGACCATCGTGTAAGAGGTCCCTTGTTCGAGTGACCGTTAGGAcaaaaaactaatattacatgttgTGGTTTCGGTTTTGAGGGATTACAGGCTTCGGCCCCAAACTTCCTGATTATGTTTGGTCTGTGATAGTGAAAGCTTTTCAAAGGGAAGAGAAGCATATCTAGCCTATGTTTTGGAGGGAACAAGGAAGATTCAAGATTGGGATTTGGTAGGGAGATACCAAAGGAAAAATGGATCACTGTTTGATTCTCCAGCCACAACAGCAGCTGCATTTACTCAGTTCAGAAACGATGGGTGTCTCCGTTATCTCTCTTCCCTCTTCCAGAAATTTGAATCTGCAGGTCTACTAATCAACACTGTTTTCACTTTGGTTGTAAACTAAAGACTCACACTGCTAATATATTTTCCTTATCATTTGCAGTTCCCACAATTTATCCCTTTGACCAATACGCACGCCTTAGTGTAATTGACACACTTGAAAGCCTGGGGATCGATAGGGACTTCAAGAACGAGATCAGAAGGGCATTGGATGAAACTTATAGGTAATCTAGATTAACCACACAACATTTTCAATGTTGTGTTTATGATTTTCTTAAACCATCATTTGACCAATAGATGCTGGCTGCGTGGGGATGAAGAGATACGTTTGGACTTGGCCACTTGTGCTTTGGCATTCCGGTTGTTACTTGCTCACGGCTATGATGTGTCTTATGGTGAAGTGAATCTTTCTTTCAGATGAATATAGCCTTAGATTTTAGTCAACTGCTTGTATGTGGTTAAGTTGAGACCTTTGTGTTTTGTTGCAGATCCACTAAAACCATTTGCAGAAGAATCTGGTTTCTCCAATACTCTGGAAGGATACCTTAAGAATATAGTTTCTGTGTTGGAACTGTTTAAGGCTGCTCAAAGCTATCCACATGAGTCAGCCTTGAAAGAGCAGTGTTTGTGGACTAAGCAGTATCTAGAGATGGAATTATCCAACTGGCCGATCACCTCTGCTAGAGATCAATACCTCAAGAGAGAGGTAAACCTCTTTTTCTAAACTATCTTCCCGTGAGAGGTAATCAAAATCTGAGAGTCTTATCCTGTTTCAGGTTGAGGATGCTCTTGCTTTTCCCCACTACGCAAGCCTGAAAAGATTAGATCATAGGAGAAAACTACTCAGAGGTTTCTGTTTAGAAAACACAAGAGTTATGAAGACATCCTATTGGTAACATCTCATGTTTTATTCATtcattgtttgtttttaaacGATGATCATTAGTTCTCATTGTTTTTCCTCTATGTGCTAGCTTTCCCAATGTTTGCAGCTCTGATATCTTGAAGTTAGCTGTGGAGGACTTTAACTTCTGCCAGTCCATACACGGTGAAGAAATGAAACGTCTTGACAGGTACACTCCCATAAGCTAATGTGTTTTATGAATATAATCATGCACTTGACTACTTTTATATGCCTAAATCTCATATCTCTATAAATCTCTGCTCACCAAATTGCAGATGGATAGTGGAGAATAGATTGCAGGAACTGAAGTTTGCAAGACAGAAGCTGGCTTACTGTTACTTCTCTGGTGCTGCAACCCTTTTCTCTCCAGAGCTATCTGATGCTCGTATATCGTGGGCCAAAGGTGGAGTTCTGACAACGGTTATCGATGACTTCTTTGACGTTGGAGCTTCCAAAgaagaaatggaaaacttcaTACACTTGGTGGAACAGTAAATGGCTCTTTTCTCTATTTGTTCACTACTAAAAAGAACTATATATAACATGTTTCTCCTTTACAAATTACAGGTGGGATTTGAACTGTGTTCCTGAGTATTGCTCTGAGAAAGTCGAGATCATTTTCTCGGTTCTAAGGGATACAATTCTTGAAACAGGAGAGAAAGCATTCACCTATCAAGGACGCAGCGTGACACACCACATTGTGAAAATTGTAAATCATACCACACTAAACTATATCATCTGTCATCATTTCCTAACAATTGATCTGACCATAGTCTATTGTGCGACATATCTTATGCAGTGGTTGGATTTGCTTAAATCTATGTTGAGAGAAGCAGAGTGGTCCAGTGAAAAGCCAACACCAAGCTTGGAGGATTACATGGAAAATGCGTATGTATCATTTGCATTAGGACCAATTGTCCTCCCAGCAACCTATCTGATCGGACCACCAATGTCTGAAGAAACCGTCGGAAGCCCTGAGTATAATCAGCTCTACAAGCTCATGAGCACTATGGGTCGTCTTCTAAATGACATACAAGGCTTTAAGGTAAGACTCACTGCTTAGAGTTGAAAGATGGTAACTGTAATGGTATTAGATTGGGGTTTAATGTGTGTCAATGTTGTTGGCAGAGAGAAAGCGCTCAAGGGAAGCTGAACTCTGTTTCATTGCACATGGTACATGACCAAGACAATGGCGGCGAAGAGGAGATCATAGAATGTATTAAGGGTTTAGCAGAGAGAAAGAGGGAAGAGCTGCAGAAGCTAGTTTTGGAGGAAAAAGGGAGTGTGGTTCCAAGGGAGTGCAAGGAAGCCTTCTTGAAGATGAGCAAAGTGTTGAACTTGTTTTACAGGAAAGATGATGGATTCACTTCACAAGATCTGATGAGTGTTGTTAAATCTGTTATGTATGAACCTGTGACCTTGCAGGATGAGTCTCTAACTTGATGCAAGTTTAGCTAGCAAGTAAACTTGTCATTGTTTTGTAATGTTCTGAAAATCAACCAAAACAATTTTGTTAAAATCCTATTTATATTTGGTTTAAACCGTTTTAAATCGATAAATATTGGtctaaatcaatttaaatttgatataaatatattaaatcaagcaataatattaatataaatccaaaaatttgtatatttttaaatatctaatttttatagTAATCAAAACAATGTTCTAAATAAACTGGATGATATCTTTTGATCTTTCAGACTTTTGCCAAATCAGTTTTTTACTTTGTAAATGAATGATAGATAATATTGATGTTAGGATTGAACTGGCTGagaaatgtttaaaatgttaaaataaataaaaaggaaaaatggaACATGAGCAATAGTATGTGGAAAATCTCAAAACACATCCCTCAAATTTTTGGCCAAAGCTTAAAACGATTTCTTCTCATAAGAAACCAGACCGTGAACTCCACCTTCGATCTGTGCTGCACCGGTTCGAGTCTGTCACATAAACAAAAGCAGCATTAAACACTAAGCTCAGCAAATCAGAGGGAGTTCCTACTTCCTACAAAGACAGTTTCATTCACCTCGAGCCTGAGGACGTTAGATCTCAACAGATCATGAGCAGATTGCAAGGAAGAAGCACCAAGGTCTTGAAAACCTTGCTTCACTGCGTGCATTGTGTAAGGTATCAACTTCAACACTGAGCCTTTATCCGCAACTGCACCAACCACTCCTTGAGCAATCTTGAGGTTTGTTTTGTCTCCCAAATATCTCTGATCACTTCCTTTTGTCATTGCTTCTAGCGATCCCATTCCACGGTACTTCTTGATCCTCTTACCATTCTATCATTACCACAAGCAGCATATCAAGAAATGAGGGTTTGTTAAACCGAAAGAGGATGTGATGATGATACCTTATACTCATAAGCCCCAGGAGCCTCAGTGCTTCCGGCTAAGAAGCTTCCCATCATAACAGTTGATGCTCCAAGTACTAGAGCTTTAACAATGTGACCTGAGTTTGAGATACCACCATCAGCTATAACCGGAATCCCACTCTGAGCAGCGAGTGAACAAACCTTGTACACAGCAGTAGCCTAAGATGTCCAcatcacacaaaaaaaaaacgaatcagATAAGTTATACATAATTCTAAAAATCGGTATAGACGACCACCTAAACAAAACGATTTTTCTAGATCGATATTCGAAGAAATCGATCAAGGTGCccgcctaatcaataatctcatATAAAGCGCCTAATTGTATCAATTAGCTAGCGATTTTTTAAACATTGCATAATTCACAAAGTTCAAATAAATAGTAAGGATTCAGAGCTTTTCCATCTACCTGTCCACGACCAACCGCGCAAACCTCTTGTGTGGTACATATAGAACCAGACCCCATACCAACTCTCAACCCATCAACTCCAGCCTGAATCAAGTTCTGCGCCTGGTAACTCGTCACAACGTTACCACCAATCACATCCAACTCAGGATAACTCTTCTTCACATACTTAATCATCTCAAGCTGGTAAATAGAGTTCCCTTGAGAACTATCCAACACCACAACATTAGCCCCAGCTTTAATCAAATGCTCCAGCCTCTCCTTATCAGACTCCCTCGTCCCTATCGCCGCACCAACCATCCACTCACCGTCTGCACCTACCGTCCCTGGCCCTGACTTGGGATACCCTCTAACCCTCTCTATATCGTCTCTCGTCACCACGTTCACAGTCTCGCCGTCCCTTTGGAGAACCACAAAGCCCTTCTGCTTATCTTCTAACAAAGCTTCGATCTTCTCAATGTCAATGTCCCATGGTAGACAATACTCGCTGCCTTCACAGCTCTTCATGTAATCGTGAATCTTCATCTCTCTTTGCTCGTAGTTCATCTTTTTCCACTGAGCTTTCGTGACGTAGCCTAACAGCTTCGGAACCGTCATTGTTCCTAATCAAAATCAAAGTAAAGGTCAAAACTTTATGTTGGCCTAGTGGTAAAGGAGTGTCTAATAGGCATTCCACCACTCGAGTTCGATTCTTATTGGGAGGAACTATTTAATGTTTGTGGAACAGTGAAAACGAATCTGATTCTCTCACCTGATTGCGTGACGAAGACGAAGGAGGAAGGACCAAAGGCATCCAACGAAGTGATCTCGTACTCCGGGAGCTTCACGCCAGCGTCGGAAGCGATCGGATGACGGAGGGACTTGGCTTGTCGGATCACCGACGCCTGAGCGGCGATGTCGGAGTTATAGTGGACGATCCCGATCCCTCCGAGGGAGGCCATCGCGGCGGCCATGTGAGACTCCGAGACGGTGTCCATCGGAGAGGAGACGCAGGGGATGGAGAGGGGCACGCGCCGGCTGAGGCGCGTGGAGAGAGAGACGGCGTCGGTGGAGAAGTCGATGTAGTGAGGGAGGAAGATGACGTCGTCGTAGGTGTAGGAGTATCCCTGAGAAAAGAGCTTCTCCGCCGGGAACCCATCTTCGAAAGACGTCATCTcgaggggagagagagagagaggcggggGCGATTAGGATTTAAGCTAGGGCTTTTGGGGAGATTCGTATAAAAGGAAGACGACAAGTTGAGACAGAAGAAGTTGGCACTTGTGTCTTGTAAGAAAGATTCAGTTCGGAGTTTGTATTTATAGTGCTAATCAGATTTGAAGTTCTTCCTCTCtattttccttattttttttaatttcttttgttgttacattgaattgataaaaatcattattttatatatccatcacatattttattttacaatatcCACAGCATATACTTTACATCTACAAAAAATTTAACTATAACAAAAaattctgtaaaaaaaaaggttgcggtaacaattttaaaactacaaccAACTTATTTCCAACTAAAAATTTTAAGAGTTACGTCAAACCAATCATCaccattatttaaatttttccttttcaatATTTTACGGTTTCCAAATTGAATTCTACTTAGTTGTGTAGTTTTGGAGATATATGACTTGATTTTTTTGTAAGAGATGACCTGATTTGTATGGTTCTCTCATTATCCTCGTATGGAGGCTTTTGGACCCTGGTTTTGTGAGTTGGGGCAGGTAATTTTTGTTGGTTGTAACCTTatgcaaaatatatatatcctaaTTTGACactaaaaaaatgaattttataggTAAAATAACTCAATAAATAAATTGTGATATTGAACTATTTGTAAGTATTTTCCTAAGAAGTTAGTTGAATTTCAGtcaagatatttttatttactaaaaaataGCTGAAagatctttttatatatataaaatattttatattaatatttaaaaaatttaagagaAATTCTCTAGAATATCACTAAATTGTTTATCATAAATATTAGCGTACAAGGGTTAAAtgaccaaaaatattttattaaaaagaaatttttttataactctAAGATTAAATAATCTAGAATTAGAGTTTGGATTCAAATGATAAATCTTTTTTGGGAGGGAGGTGTGTGTGTGGGGGAGGGGGGGtaggattttttttaatatttaaaatttttaataataatttttaataataatttttaaaatattttaaaaaattccggatttcaaaataaatttttttgttttttgaaaaaaaacttgaaattttatgttgaaataaaaataaatatgcagATTTGGAAAatttgttttccaaaaatacaattgttttttttgtttttttattatttatttaaataaaaatatatatatatataatgatattttttttaatgaaacatattttagtcatttttaattagttttttggtttaaaatcgAGTTTATTGTATTTTGGAAGGAGAATTGCCCTTTTAAAAATACACAGGAACAGCTGGCAggaaactaaaaaca belongs to Brassica rapa cultivar Chiifu-401-42 chromosome A07, CAAS_Brap_v3.01, whole genome shotgun sequence and includes:
- the LOC103832422 gene encoding ent-kaur-16-ene synthase, chloroplastic isoform X2, whose protein sequence is MSISSSTNLRRSPISATLERRLDAVEHTRANNVSFEQTKEKIRKMLEKVELSVSAYDTSWVAMVPSPSSQSAPLFPQCLSWLLENQHEDGSWGLDHPSLKKDMLSSTLACILALKKWGTGERQISKGLQFIELHSASVTDETIEKPAGFEIIFPGMIEYARDLNLVVPLGSEVVDAMIQKRDLDLRSFSKGREAYLAYVLEGTRKIQDWDLVGRYQRKNGSLFDSPATTAAAFTQFRNDGCLRYLSSLFQKFESAVPTIYPFDQYARLSVIDTLESLGIDRDFKNEIRRALDETYRCWLRGDEEIRLDLATCALAFRLLLAHGYDVSYDPLKPFAEESGFSNTLEGYLKNIVSVLELFKAAQSYPHESALKEQCLWTKQYLEMELSNWPITSARDQYLKREVEDALAFPHYASLKRLDHRRKLLRGFCLENTRVMKTSYCFPNVCSSDILKLAVEDFNFCQSIHGEEMKRLDRWIVENRLQELKFARQKLAYCYFSGAATLFSPELSDARISWAKGGVLTTVIDDFFDVGASKEEMENFIHLVEQWDLNCVPEYCSEKVEIIFSVLRDTILETGEKAFTYQGRSVTHHIVKIWLDLLKSMLREAEWSSEKPTPSLEDYMENAYVSFALGPIVLPATYLIGPPMSEETVGSPEYNQLYKLMSTMGRLLNDIQGFKRESAQGKLNSVSLHMVHDQDNGGEEEIIECIKGLAERKREELQKLVLEEKGSVVPRECKEAFLKMSKVLNLFYRKDDGFTSQDLMSVVKSVMYEPVTLQDESLT
- the LOC103832422 gene encoding ent-kaur-16-ene synthase, chloroplastic isoform X1, whose translation is MSISSSTNLRRSPISATLERRLDAVEHTRANNVSFEQTKEKIRKMLEKVELSVSAYDTSWVAMVPSPSSQSAPLFPQCLSWLLENQHEDGSWGLDHPSLKKDMLSSTLACILALKKWGTGERQISKGLQFIELHSASVTDETIEKPAGFEIIFPGMIEYARDLNLVVPLGSEVVDAMIQKRDLDLRSESFSKGREAYLAYVLEGTRKIQDWDLVGRYQRKNGSLFDSPATTAAAFTQFRNDGCLRYLSSLFQKFESAVPTIYPFDQYARLSVIDTLESLGIDRDFKNEIRRALDETYRCWLRGDEEIRLDLATCALAFRLLLAHGYDVSYDPLKPFAEESGFSNTLEGYLKNIVSVLELFKAAQSYPHESALKEQCLWTKQYLEMELSNWPITSARDQYLKREVEDALAFPHYASLKRLDHRRKLLRGFCLENTRVMKTSYCFPNVCSSDILKLAVEDFNFCQSIHGEEMKRLDRWIVENRLQELKFARQKLAYCYFSGAATLFSPELSDARISWAKGGVLTTVIDDFFDVGASKEEMENFIHLVEQWDLNCVPEYCSEKVEIIFSVLRDTILETGEKAFTYQGRSVTHHIVKIWLDLLKSMLREAEWSSEKPTPSLEDYMENAYVSFALGPIVLPATYLIGPPMSEETVGSPEYNQLYKLMSTMGRLLNDIQGFKRESAQGKLNSVSLHMVHDQDNGGEEEIIECIKGLAERKREELQKLVLEEKGSVVPRECKEAFLKMSKVLNLFYRKDDGFTSQDLMSVVKSVMYEPVTLQDESLT
- the LOC103832423 gene encoding inosine-5'-monophosphate dehydrogenase 1; this encodes MTSFEDGFPAEKLFSQGYSYTYDDVIFLPHYIDFSTDAVSLSTRLSRRVPLSIPCVSSPMDTVSESHMAAAMASLGGIGIVHYNSDIAAQASVIRQAKSLRHPIASDAGVKLPEYEITSLDAFGPSSFVFVTQSGTMTVPKLLGYVTKAQWKKMNYEQREMKIHDYMKSCEGSEYCLPWDIDIEKIEALLEDKQKGFVVLQRDGETVNVVTRDDIERVRGYPKSGPGTVGADGEWMVGAAIGTRESDKERLEHLIKAGANVVVLDSSQGNSIYQLEMIKYVKKSYPELDVIGGNVVTSYQAQNLIQAGVDGLRVGMGSGSICTTQEVCAVGRGQATAVYKVCSLAAQSGIPVIADGGISNSGHIVKALVLGASTVMMGSFLAGSTEAPGAYEYKNGKRIKKYRGMGSLEAMTKGSDQRYLGDKTNLKIAQGVVGAVADKGSVLKLIPYTMHAVKQGFQDLGASSLQSAHDLLRSNVLRLETRTGAAQIEGGVHGLVSYEKKSF
- the LOC103832422 gene encoding ent-kaur-16-ene synthase, chloroplastic isoform X3, with translation MSISSSTNLRRSPISATLERRLDAVEHTRANNVSFEQTKEKIRKMLEKVELSVSAYDTSWVAMVPSPSSQSAPLFPQCLSWLLENQHEDGSWGLDHPSLKKDMLSSTLACILALKKWGTGERQISKGLQFIELHSASVTDETIEKPAGFEIIFPGMIEYARDLNLVVPLGSEVVDAMIQKRDLDLRSESFSKGREAYLAYVLEGTRKIQDWDLVGRYQRKNGSLFDSPATTAAAFTQFRNDGCLRYLSSLFQKFESAVPTIYPFDQYARLSVIDTLESLGIDRDFKNEIRRALDETYRCWLRGDEEIRLDLATCALAFRLLLAHGYDVSYDPLKPFAEESGFSNTLEGYLKNIVSVLELFKAAQSYPHESALKEQCLWTKQYLEMELSNWPITSARDQYLKREVEDALAFPHYASLKRLDHRRKLLRGFCLENTRVMKTSYCSDILKLAVEDFNFCQSIHGEEMKRLDRWIVENRLQELKFARQKLAYCYFSGAATLFSPELSDARISWAKGGVLTTVIDDFFDVGASKEEMENFIHLVEQWDLNCVPEYCSEKVEIIFSVLRDTILETGEKAFTYQGRSVTHHIVKIWLDLLKSMLREAEWSSEKPTPSLEDYMENAYVSFALGPIVLPATYLIGPPMSEETVGSPEYNQLYKLMSTMGRLLNDIQGFKRESAQGKLNSVSLHMVHDQDNGGEEEIIECIKGLAERKREELQKLVLEEKGSVVPRECKEAFLKMSKVLNLFYRKDDGFTSQDLMSVVKSVMYEPVTLQDESLT